From Oenococcus sicerae, the proteins below share one genomic window:
- a CDS encoding MFS transporter, with product MENSVKKTNGNVAQPQQIARYQKQTLWSSIIGYAMDGLDMMLLSFVLPLIMKDFHLTTVQAGGISTITMFGVVLGGAVFGILADRFGRVKVFTWTILIFSVFTGLSALAASDTIFIMMRFLAGLGLGGEFGIGMTLVCESWPTQLRTKATSWVALGYQGGTLLATLLAGYVSIHFGWRGVFAIGILPAILAWWTRRNLEEPAMWVENRKTVKKNFAIKELFANKKITLTTIGLVILTSVQNLGYFGIMSWMPTMLAAQQHTTINGTIFWTLSTITGMVIGIIVFAWAADKFGRKPAFITFQISAAIIVWIYFKITDPTLLVLFGSVLGFFVNGMMGGYGALLSEHYPTEIRSTAENLIFNVGRFIGGFGPLFIGFIALHQSLSTALGMISAIYIIAALAMLFLIPETKGRELALITEN from the coding sequence TTGGAAAATTCGGTTAAAAAAACAAATGGCAACGTCGCGCAGCCGCAACAAATTGCGCGTTATCAAAAACAAACTTTATGGTCATCGATCATTGGCTATGCGATGGACGGCTTGGATATGATGCTGCTATCCTTTGTTCTGCCTTTGATTATGAAAGATTTTCATTTGACGACGGTTCAAGCTGGCGGCATTTCGACGATCACAATGTTTGGTGTCGTGCTTGGCGGGGCGGTTTTCGGTATTTTAGCTGATCGTTTTGGTCGCGTCAAAGTCTTTACCTGGACAATTTTGATTTTTTCTGTTTTCACAGGTCTTTCAGCGCTGGCAGCGTCGGACACTATTTTTATTATGATGCGTTTTCTGGCCGGCTTGGGTCTGGGTGGCGAATTTGGTATTGGTATGACACTAGTTTGCGAAAGCTGGCCGACACAGTTAAGAACGAAAGCAACTTCTTGGGTTGCCTTAGGTTACCAAGGCGGCACTTTATTGGCAACACTGTTAGCTGGTTATGTTTCGATTCATTTTGGTTGGCGTGGTGTGTTTGCCATTGGCATCTTACCAGCAATTTTGGCATGGTGGACGCGTCGCAATTTGGAAGAACCAGCAATGTGGGTCGAAAATCGTAAAACAGTCAAAAAGAATTTCGCGATCAAAGAGTTATTCGCCAATAAAAAAATCACCTTGACCACGATTGGTTTGGTGATTTTAACTTCAGTGCAAAACCTAGGCTATTTTGGCATCATGAGCTGGATGCCGACAATGCTAGCTGCTCAGCAGCACACGACGATCAATGGCACGATTTTCTGGACCTTGTCAACGATCACGGGTATGGTGATCGGCATTATCGTGTTTGCCTGGGCAGCTGATAAATTCGGCCGTAAGCCAGCTTTTATTACTTTTCAGATTTCAGCAGCTATCATCGTTTGGATCTATTTTAAAATTACCGATCCGACCTTGCTGGTATTGTTTGGCTCAGTGCTTGGCTTTTTTGTTAACGGCATGATGGGCGGCTATGGTGCTTTATTGTCGGAACACTATCCGACCGAGATCCGCTCAACTGCCGAGAATCTTATCTTCAATGTTGGACGTTTCATTGGTGGATTCGGCCCGCTATTTATCGGTTTTATTGCACTGCATCAGTCTTTGTCGACGGCGTTGGGCATGATTTCTGCTATTTATATCATCGCTGCTTTAGCCATGCTCTTCTTGATTCCGGAGACGAAAGGCCGAGAATTAGCATTGATCACAGAGAATTAA